One part of the Vicia villosa cultivar HV-30 ecotype Madison, WI linkage group LG6, Vvil1.0, whole genome shotgun sequence genome encodes these proteins:
- the LOC131609883 gene encoding protein FLOWERING LOCUS T-like produces the protein MPRKMVDPHVVGSVIGDVLNPLTNSVSLSVVINNKEISNGCLLKPSQLVNRPRVNVGGEDLRTFYTLAMVDADAPSPSNPFLREYLHWMVTDIPATTSASFGKEAVFYESPKPSAGIHRFVIVLFKQLGRDTVFAPEWRHNFNTRSFAEINNLVIVGSVYFNCQRERGCGGRRC, from the exons ATGCCTAGGAAAATGGTCGATCCTCATGTTGTAGGAAGTGTGATAGGAGATGTTTTGAACCCTTTAACAAACtctgtgtctttgagtgttgtcATCAATAACAAAGAAATTAGCAATGGCTGTCTTTTGAAACCCTCTCAGTTGGTTAACCGTCCAAGGGTTAATGTTGGTGGTGAAGATCTAAGGACTTTCTACACATTG GCTATGGTGGATGCAGATGCACCTAGCCCTAGTAACCCTTTTTTGAGGGAATACTTGCATTG GATGGTGACGGATATTCCAGCCACAACAAGTGCAAGCTTTG GGAAAGAGGCAGTGTTTTATGAGAGCCCAAAACCTTCAGCAGGGATTCATCGATTTGTGATAGTATTATTCAAACAACTGGGAAGAGACACAGTTTTTGCTCCAGAATGGCGTCATAATTTCAACACTAGAAGCTTTGCTGAGATCAACAATCTTGTAATTGTTGGATCAGTTTATTTCAACTGTCAAAGAGAGCGTGGTTGCGGTGGAAGGAGGTGTTAA